The DNA segment AATGTTGTAATAAGAGCTGTCGCCATACCTTGTCCAATGGCACTCGCATCCCCACCACCTAAGTTCTTTAACATCCCCACAAGACCCACAAGGGTCCCAAGCATTCCGAAGCCTGGCGCAAAACCAGCGTAGGCATCCCACCAACCACGGCCATACGCATGACGTGAAGCAGTGTTTCCAATTTCGGTTTCCATGATGTTACGGACAAGTTCGGGATCCGTTCCATCCACTACGAGTTGGATTCCTTTCTTTAAAAATTCTTCCGGTAATTCGTTGATATCATCTTCTAAGGCAAGTAAACCTTCTCGACGAGCTTTTTCAGAGAAACTAACAAGTGTCGTGATGAGTCCAGGTAAATCTGAAGGTGGATTTTGAAATGCCTTTTTGGTCACCGCACCCACACCAATGGTGGATGTCCAAGGAAATGAAATGATCGTGGCAGCAGCAGCCCCACCAAATGTAATCATTACCGAGGGAATATCAATAAGGTCTGTTAATGCAAGACCCCCTGAAACAACCCCTAATAACATCAAGGCCGCTCCTAGGGCCAAACCAATGACTGTAGCTATATCCATTTCTTATGTTTCCTCAGGCCTTCTATCACTCACTCGAGGTAGGTTGTGGATTCTTGTTTGGTAAGTGATTACCTTTTCCACAACATCCGCAACAGACTCTTGTACAATGAATTTCTTTTCATTCACAAGAGTGATGATCGTATCTGGATTGGCTTCAATTGTCTCAATCAAATCTGCATTGAGAACAAATTCAGCCCCTTTGAGTCGGTGTAAAATGACCAAGAGATCCCCCTTCAGAGATTTCTATTTATGTCTATCGACTACCTTTCGAATTTCGCTTACGAATTTTTCTTCCGTAAATCGATTGATGGAATTTTGGAAATCCCAACGTTTAAATTGGATTTTTTCGGCCCGCTTGATGGCGTCGTTTAAGGATTTTACGGTCTGTTCTTCAAAAAAGACACCTGTTTTGCCATCTTTTACCGACTCGAGAGCCCCACCTTTACCATAGGCGATGACAGGAGTGGCGTAGGCCTGAGATTCCACTGGTGTGATCCCAAAGTCTTCCATCCCTGGAAAGATAAACCCACGTGCTTTTTTATAGAGTTCAACCACTTCCTGACGAGGTAACCCTTTTTTCCAAAGGATGTTTTTCGGAAGATTTTTCGTGAGATTCCCTTCTTCTTGCCCCCCACCCACAAGGATGAGTGGTTTTCCATTTTCACGGAAGGCTTCGATGGCTAAGTCAATTTTTTTATAAGGAGCAAAGGCAGATACCATCAGATAATAATCATCTTTGGAATTATCATGCACTCGAAAGTCTTGGGGCAAACATGGTGGATAAATGATTTTATAATCACGCCTATAATACTTTTGTATTCGTCTTCCCACAAAATGAGAGTTACATGTAAAATAATCCACTCGGTTTGCTGAGGCGGCATCCCAAGTGCGTAGGTAATTGGCTATTGATTGTAATAGGAAAAATTTAAAACCCTTCCTTGCCGGAAAATAATCATAATACATATCCCAAACATAACGCATGGGACTATGAACATAACTCAAATGAAATGTATCTGGGTGAGGGATCACACCTTTTGCAACACAGTGAGAAGAACTGATCACAACATCATACCCTTTTAGGTCCAATGTTTCAATCGCAGTTGGAAATAATGGCAAATAATATCTGTAGTACTTTTCTTTGAACGGTAAATTGTTAGTGAAAGCTGTTGTGATCTTTCGATTTTCAATTCTTGCGTTGAGTTTACCTTTTGAGTAAAAAAGACTAAACAAATCTGCTTCTGGATAGGCTTTTAACATACTATCGAGGACAACTTCTCCTCCTCGCATTCCAGTGAGCCAGTCATGTATAATTGCAACTTTCATTATTCTTGTGGTCCAATCCTTCTTCCCGTAATCGGCGTCGTACGGCCGTAATACGATGCTGTAATTAAAAATGGTATAGGCATGGTATTCTCTAAATTTCTAGAACTTTCCATATACCTTCTACCTTCTTTTCCGATGGTTTCTGCGTCTTTGATCGTAGCAAGTAACTCATCATACATCTCAGTACTTCCAATGATTTTGGGAATTGTACCTTCTGTTTGGTTTAATTTATCGGTGATGGACCGAAAATCCAATGTGATTTGTCTGAGGTCAGAACGATTTTCTTCCATCGTGGCAGAAGTTGCTTTGAAAAAATCATCGAAATACCTTGCAGAGGGTAAGTAATCAGGAGATTTTTCCCCTTCACGAAATGTGGGTTTAAAAAAGGCACGTTTCCCATCGGAACTACCTGGGTTGATATTGATGATCCTTCCTGAAAATAATGTCACAGTTTGGAAATCCACTTCATAATTATCCCAAAGGGTAAGTGGGTCTTCGAGTGCAATGTGTAATTCGATCGCATGATCCATGTTATGGTCAAGGAACCGCCTGTCTGGAACATCCATCAGTGGCCTAGAATCAATATGAGCAACATACCCTTTTTGAATCCCAAGGATTCTAACTTCTGTCCCTTCTTTGATTCCATCAATACGTGAATAAAATAACGAAAGTCGGTAAGGGTATTTTTTAGTGGGCCTGTCTGGTTGGATGACAGTCGTAAAAAATGCAAAAACTAAAATCGAAAAAAAAATGATACCAGTGATGGTTTCGTTATTTAATTTTTTTGATTTCACGGGGGACTCAAAGTACTTTCCCTCAAAAGAAAGAGTTGGCAAGCAGATTTTCCGTGAGTGAATGGGATGAGATGAAAGCTGTCACCATCCTCAAATACGATGAAATCGAACCACAATTGGAACTCCGCGAAAAAGAAATTCCTACACCGAAAGAAAACGAAGTTAGGATCAAAATCCACCTCTCTCCCATCAATCCATCGGATTTGATGTTCATTCGTGGTTTGTATGGATTCAAAAAAAAAGCACCTGTCTCTGCAGGATTTGAAGCCAGTGGAACCGTCGACGCAGTAGGAAGTGCCATCAAAACATTAAAAGTTGGTATGGCTGTTTCCTGTGTAGCCCCTCAAAATGATGGGTCTTGGGCTGAGTATATGATCACAACGGAAGACAACTGTTTACCGTTAGTGGATGGTGTCACACTCGACGAAGGTTCTAGTTTTTTTGTAAACCCAATGACTGCTTGGGCGATGGTATCTCGATGCCAAAAAGAAGGACACCAAGCAATGATCCAAACGGCAGCTGCAAGTGCCCTTGGCAAAATGGTGGTTCGCCTTTGTAAAGAGAAAGGAATTCCACTCATCAACATCGTGCGAAAAAAAGAACAAGAAGATACCTTAACTGAAATTGGTGCGGAACATATTTTAAATTCCAGTTCACCTAATTACCAAAAGGAATTATTCAAACTTTCCAAAAAACTAAACGCAACATATGCCATTGATGCAGTCGCTGGGGAAACAGCACAATCCTTAGTGGAATGTATGCCATATGGTGCAAAAATAGTTTGTTATGGTGCCTTGTCTGAAAAACCATTTTCTGTGAACTCAGGGATCATTCTTTTCCAAAACAAAAAAATTGAAGGTTTTTGGTTGTCTTCATGGATTTATGAAATTGGATTGGAAGAGTTTCAGAAACAAGCAAAGGAAGCGCAAAAATACTTAAAGACTGTTTTCCAAACAAAAATCAACAAACGATTTAAGTTTGAAGAATACAAAGAAGGTTTAGAATTTTATAAACAACATATGACCGATGGGAAGGTAGTGTTTGGTCCGTAACGTTGTAAAACAATTTGGAATCTATTTTTTTATATCATTGGTATTCATCAATTGTATCAGTGATACAAAAAAAAATTTAGAAAGTCTAAAGGCGTGTAAGTTTGATTTGGTGGACGTTCGTGTCGAATTAAAACCAAATCCTAGTTTTCCATTGATACCTCTTCTTGATTTGTACCCCCAAGTATCTGTTACAAATCCTAATCCTACAAAAGTCAGCATTTACGAATTCGATTTGGATATCTCACTCGTAACAAACCAAGGCAAAGAATATATTGGAAAACTCCAAAACCAAACTCCAGTGGAAGTAGAACCAAATTCAGAAACACTTGTTGTTTTAAAACTAGTTCCTGAACAAAAAGGTTCCCTCCTTCCCAAATTACTTTTGTTAGCAAAACAATTGGGAGAGGCTGCAAAAAAAGGGGAAGAAGCAGAGTTTGAAATTTATGGAACCGTACAGATAGATAGTGTATTTGGAAAATTACCAGTCCCTGTTCGGGAAGTCTCTCGGATCAAACTGAAACGATGAACCAAAAACTTCTCTCGATTATTCTTTTCGTTAACTTCACTTTGGTGTTCTCTAGTTGTATCCAACAACGAGATGATTTATTTTATTCTGCGCAAGAAGGGAACCAAAAGATTTTTGAAAAGTATACTTTAAAAAACTCAGCATGTGGTTCTAATAAATTACCTGGAGCACTTGCTTTAGGTAGAGTCAAAATCGACGATGCAAATCTTTGTTTTAGAGCCATTGAACTCACAACTTGCCCTGCTTGGAATACCGAAGGGTACACTCCCGATTCTTGTAAGGCGATTGGAACAAGTTTTCGTTAACTATGTGGCGTTATTTATTTGATTTATCAACTGCAGAAATGTTTCTTTTCGCAGCATTGGGACTCGCCGGTGTTTTTTTACTTTTATTTGGAAAACTTAGAAAAAAAGAATCAGCCTCCAATCAAAAATCAAAATCCAACTCCACTCCTTTAGAAAACAATAGAAATTCCGATGGAAAATCCAAAAAGGATTCCAAATCACCAAAAGATAACAATTTAAAGGTGATGGAAATTTTTGATTATAATGGTACAAAAATCCTGCACCAAGACGGAGCTTATACAGTCAATGACCAAGGTGTTGTTACCAATTATATGAATTGGAATCTCTTACCATCAAAATATCAAAAGATGGTTAAGGAACTCGACAATCGTTCGTTAGGGGAAAAGGGACAGGATTATTTTTTGGAAATGATTAACGGTTTTTATTATGTATCCCTGCCAGGAGGAAAAAAGAAGAGATACGACTCGATCCAAAGTATCCCGGCAGACATACGCAAACGATTGGGTGTTTAATTTTATCTTACGTCGAAAGTACTTCTACTTTCTTTTTTCTTTTGATCTCTTGTTTTTGTTTTCGAACATGTGCCATTTCTTCTTTTTTAAGACGATCTCTTTGAATGCCTTCTTCAATCACTTTTTTAGGCGGTTTTTTTAAGTCCCAAACAATCCCAAACCAACTTAATACTTTTAGAATGTAATAAGTAATATCAATTTCATACCAATAAAAACCTTGGTTCACCGACGAACAGTAGTAATGGTGGTTATTGTGCCAACCTTCACCCATTGTGAGTAGTGCCAACCAAACATTGTTTTTACTTGTGTCTCTAGACTCAAAGCGAACCGACCCATACACGTGAGAAAGTGAATTGATGGTCCAAGTGGCATGGCCTAAGATAAAAGTGGATACAGCATAACCATATACAAGCCAAGCCCAACCACCAACCGCATACAATAGAATTGCATAGGTAAGAGGAGGGATCCAGTGGTTCCGATCAAGCCAACGTAATTCTGGGTATTTATAAAAATCGGGGATCAGTTTGGCTTCATAATCATTGTAATCATCTCTTAAAAACCAAAACATATGGGAATACCAAAATCCTTTCCGGCTAGGGGAGTGGATGTCTTTTTCGGTATCAGAATACTTGTGGTGGTTTCTGTGGTGAGCTGCCCACCACAAAGCACCTTTTTGCATTGACATGGACCCGATCCAAGCAAGGACAAATTGGAAAACACGGGATGTCTTAAACGATGCGTGGGAAAAATAACGATGGTAAGCACCTGTGATTCCGAACATACGAAGGAAATAAGAACCAACCGCAACCCAAACGAGAGTCCAGGAAAACGGGACGGTAAATACCGTTAAGACAGTCGCTTGGACGAGAAAAAATAAAATGAGGAAAAGTAAAGGTGCCTGTTCTTTGACAACAGGTTCCACCGAAGAAGATGCAGAATTCATTCAATAACCTATACTTATTGGAGTCTTTCCAAAGGGTTTGGTTGCAAAAAAATTCATTCTACTTGATTCCCGATTTGCCTCTCCTACCCTGTCCATAAACCCATGTCATCGAAAATCGTTGTCCAAAAATACGGTGGAACCTCTGTTGGTGACACCACCAAAATTAAAAATGTGGCCAAACGCATCAAACGTTACCACGACGAAGGCCAAAAGGTTGCTGTTGTTGTTTCTGCAATGGGACATACTACAGACGAACTGGTGGACCTTGCTGATCAAATTTCGAAAAACCCCCCAAAACGGGAAATGGATATGTTACTTTCTACTGGGGAACAAGTATCCATTGCCTTACTTGCCATTGCTCTCAATGAATTAGGAGTTCCTGCACAATCGTTTACAGGTTCTCAATTAAAAATTTTAACAGATGGAAACTTTTCCAATGGTAAAATTGAAATGATCGATCGCTCCAGAATCGACGAAGCCTTTAACAAAGGAAAGGTGGTAATCGTTGCTGGTTTCCAAGGAATCGATAAAGACGAAAACATTGTCACCTTAGGACGAGGTGGAAGTGATACCTCCGCTGTGGCTCTCGCTGCAGCCCTCGGTGCAGACGAATGTGAAATTTATACTGACGTAGATGGGGTTTATACAGCTGACCCAAGAAAAATCCCAACTGCCAAAATGCACAAACAAATCACTTATGAAGAAATGTTGGAACTAGCAAGTTTAGGAGCTGGTGTCCTACATTCACGAAGTGTGGAATTAGGGATGAACTATAACGTGGTCATCCACGTTCGATCAAGTTTCCATGACAAACCGGGAACATTAGTAATGAGTGAGGATAAAATTATGGAAAAAATGAAAGTGAGTGGAGTAACAGCAAAAAGTGACCAAGCGCGTGTTACGATTGCGGATGTAAAAGACAAACCAGGAATTGCTGCTGATCTTTTCACTCAACTATCCAACAAAGATGTCATCGTAGATGTCATTGTACAATCCTCACCAAGAGATGGAATCAATACCATTTCCTTTACAATTGCAAAAAAAGACATTGGTGCGACAAAACCAATCATAGAAGCCTATGCCAAAGAACATGGAAACGGTAAGGCAGAAATCGATGAAAATATTTCGATTGTTTCTGCAGTCGGTGTTGGAATGAAATCACATGTTGGAGTGGCTGCAAAAATGTTCCAATCGCTCGCAGAAAAAAACATCAACATCGAAATGATTTCCACATCTGAGATTAAAATCTCTTGTGTCATCAAACAAAACCAAGCGGAAGATGCAGTAAAAGCTTTACACACTACCTTTATTGGGTAGATTTATGACCGTATGCAAAAAAGAATTCGAATCTCGCGTAACTTCGTTTTAGTTTTTGCAGGGGTTGTTTGTTTTGCTCTCGCTGTTCCTACAAAACCTCTCAACTCCTATGAATCACTCAATGCAGTTCTAGCCATTGTTGGTCCAAAATCCATATCCACTTTGGATTATGAAGAAGGTGTAGAGCGGTATAAAAACCTTTCTCGATTTTTCCCGAATTACCGCAAAAAAGGTTCTCTCCATTCGCAGGTGATCGACTTTCTCATTGATCGGGCTGTGGTTGATATTGTTGCTGAAGAAGAATCAATCCAAGTCAATGAAAAACGAATCGAAGCAGAAATTCAAAAAAGAATGGATGCTCAAGGAATTAGTGACTTAGAACAATTTAAAAAATCGGTTCAAAACCAATTTAATTTACCGTATGACATTTGGTTGGATGACCTCCCATACCAAATCAAAAAAGGACAACTTCTACAAATTAAAGTAAGTCCTCCACTTCCTTCAGAACAAGAAGTTCAATCATGGTATAACAAAAACAAGTCGAAGGTTGGAAATGAATTTAAGTTTCGTGAGCTTGTTTTTTCACCAGCCAATGGTTCTATTGAAGAAGAATCTCGTTTGTTTAACGAACTTACTGAAATTAGAAACAAATCTATAAATGACCCTTCTTTTTTTAAGCTTGTCGCATCAGGTCCAAGAAATGAATCGCGTTACCGATTGAATGGAGGACTTGTTAACTGGGTACCTACATTTGAATTGTACAAAACCCAACCATCCACTGCTTCTGTGTTAGCACAAGTTGGTGGCCAAGGTAAATTCTCTGAAGTATTCCGCGATGATAGAAAACGATACTGTTTAGTTTATATTGAAGGAATGAGACCAACACCTCTCGATGCTGTCAGGAAAGGGATCCAGGGATTTTTATTTCGTGAAAAGGAACAAACATCTTTTGAAGAATGGGTTGTTGTCACTCGCAAAAATATGGCAATCACGATCTTCGATCCTATTTACATCAAAGAACATAATATAAATAATCCAGAAGAAAAGTACAATTCAGATTAATGATCAATCGCAAAGAATACAATCCAAGTTTTGCAGTTGTTTATTTAGACACCCAAACACTTTCATTTTTAGAATCTAATTTTGATCTCAAATTATTTGAAACATTTGTTTTCAAACTTCACAAAGTGTTTCCCAACTTAAATCTCCATATAAATGTGAATGATTCCGTAAAATCAAAGTTAATTGGTTCAAAATATGTAAATTCATTTGTTTTTTACGAACCAAACATATCAGAGATTGAATTCTTCAAACGATTTGGAAGTTTATTACCAGAATCAATTTTTAAAGATCCTGAATGGGACGAAGTTTGTTTTTTATATTTTACTGGAATTTCACCTCTACTCGATACATCGTTAACTGAAAAAATTTGGAATCGCCATAAAAACTTTTTTTCGCAGTATTCTTATTCGGAAAACATTCCACCTGGCCTAATTCCAACTGTGATCACTAGAGAATTTTTGAGTTCATTACCAAACCAACTAACTACCGATATTCATTCATTTTTTCTAAAGAATATCAATCAATATGATGTAGATATTTTTTTCCAATCTCCTGATTTAAGACAATTACGTTTGGATTTTCGTTATCATTCGGTTCGATCCAATATTCTTATTGATGGATTACTTTCTATTTCAGATGAAATTCCTTACGAAAATTTACACTCCACTTTAAAACAAAATCCTGAATTATTTCGCAGTTCCCCATCCTATATGGAATGGGAAATTTATAAAGGATGTGAACTGTCCTGCGTATTTTGTCCCCGAGAGTTTATTGATAAATCAAATGATGGAAGTTTTGTTCCACTCGCTACTGTAAAAACAATGGTTTCAAAATTTCAAAAGGAATTAACATCTCCTATCACCATCAGTTTATCAGGAAATGGGGAACCACTTTTACACCCTGAGTTTACGACAATTATAAAGGAAATCCTTACTCTTCCCCAACTCAAAGAACTTATCATTGAAACAGCCTTATACAAGAATGTTGATGTTTTGGTTTCGCTCATCCAAGAACTGGATCAAACAAACAAAGAAAAACTTTGTATCATCGCCAATCTTAGTACCTTAAAAGAAGAAACATACCAAACATTATATGGCAAAAAAGGACTAACTACTGTTTTAGAATCTGTGGATACACTTTCTAAACTGTTACCAAAAAATTCTTTATATGTGCAAATGATCAAGATGAAAGAAGTAGAGGATGAAATCGATCCTTACTTTACTTCATTTGAAAAAAAAGGAATCAACATCATTTTACAAAAATACAATCGTTTTGCCAATCAACTACCAGAACGAAGAGTCAGTGACCTTACACCAATTCATAGAGACTTTTGTTGGCATTTAACACGTGATTTGAATGTATCTGTAACAGGTGATGTGTCGATTTGTAAACAAAATCAATCTAAAATCATTGGAAATCTGTACACGGAATCCTTATCTGAAATTTGGAAAAAAGGCCAGGAATCTTTTCACCATAGTTTTAATGGTGAACATGACAAAATTCCTGCTCCTTGTTTGAATTGTGATGAGTGGTATACATTCAACGCATGATAGTTTTGCCTTCATTCAGGCAAGACTAGGTTCTACACGATTTCCGAAAAAAATATTAAAATCAATTCCTGAGGACTCGGGAGTCACATTTTTAGATCATATCCATCGCCGATTATCAACTGTATTTGCACACGACCAAATCATCTTTCTCATCCCAGAATCAGATGATGAATCCATTCAATTTCTTAACTCTAGAGGATATCATTATTTTTGTGGATCTGAATTGGATGTTAGGGATCGATTCCGTAAAGCGGCAAAACATTACGGTGCAAAACATATTTTTCGACTAACGGCCGATAATCCATTCGTGGATATCAATTCAATTCGTTATTTATATGAAGCAATTTTAGAAATTAAAGACACATATTATAGTTTGTCAATGAGTGGTTTACCACTTGGAATGGGTGTAGAATGTTTTTCAACGGCTTCATTGTGTTATGATACAGAAGATACTCAATTGGAACGACATAAAGAACATGTTTCTTTACACATTAAGGAATTCCCAGAAATTCACAAACAATATCGACTTTCCCCACCACATTTACAACCACTAGACATCTTTCGAAGATTACAAAACGGTGAAATATCAAATCTCAGGATCACGGTTGATGAGAAAAAAGATTTTGAAATGATCTGTCAAATTTGGAATCATTTAGGAGAAACGAATCCTTTTTTTGGAGCAGAAGAAGTATTACAATTGTATGATTCCAATCCAAATTTTTTTCAATTGAATGCAAATGTCGAACAAGTTGTTTTCACACTACCCAAAACGGAAAAAATCAAAAAAAGGGTGAATGTTTTGTATGGAAATCCGCTTCAATTTGGATACGGGCACTTCGAACGTTGTAAATCCTTATCAATTTATTTACAACTGAATGGTTATGATGTTCAACTCATAGATTCCTTTATAGAAGAAGAATCAAACATTCCCTATATTTTTGATACAAGGGAAATCGAATATCCAGTTCAAAATGCTTTTTATATCGATAACCTGAACCATCCACCGAACACAACTGATACTACTTTTTTTCTCCCACATCCTTCCATTCCTAGTTCGAATGAAAATTCACTTTCCTACTATAGTTCACCCTTATCTGAACTCATATCTACGATTCCGGAATCATCTGGAAAATTATTGGTCTATGCAGGGCAATTGAATGAAACCGAATCAACACAGATTGATGAATATGTATTAAAGTTCCACCAATCAAAGAATCAAGAGATTCCACGTTTCCATACCATCATACGCATTGGTGGAAAAAAACCAAATGATTCAAACATAAATTACCAACCCAGAATTTCGTATTCGGAATTCCTCAGAGAAATTGATTCTTCAGAATGGATTTGCACATATTTTGGTCAAACGATGATCGAAGGAATGGCAAAATTCAAAAAGGTATGTTTAATTGGAATATCTGAAATCCATGAAACTCTCGGTTTATTTGCTGAAAAAGAACTAGGAGTTCCGTACATTGGTTCGTTATCCAAGCTAAATCAAATCGATCATTTTCCTAACAAAACGGACTCAAAGAAAATCAATTTAGTTCGCGATGCTCATACAAAAATTCTAAGCTGGTTAAATTCCATTGATTAAACACGATATGAAAATAAAACATAAGTTCATCTTCATCCTATTCATCTTTGTAACATTTCAATATAACCTAATTGCTGATGCAGAGGATCAGGAATCGATCGAAATCAACGCAAAAATTGAAATCGAAAAGGTAAGTCGAAATATCATCAATGCTTTGCGTTATGGAAAATTTGGATTAGCAGATGCAGA comes from the Leptospira ellinghausenii genome and includes:
- a CDS encoding motility protein A translates to MDIATVIGLALGAALMLLGVVSGGLALTDLIDIPSVMITFGGAAAATIISFPWTSTIGVGAVTKKAFQNPPSDLPGLITTLVSFSEKARREGLLALEDDINELPEEFLKKGIQLVVDGTDPELVRNIMETEIGNTASRHAYGRGWWDAYAGFAPGFGMLGTLVGLVGMLKNLGGGDASAIGQGMATALITTLYGSLAQNLFAAPVVRKLTRRSEDELVIKQVMVEGTLSIQSGDNPRIVKEKLASFLTPAERVALKDDGD
- a CDS encoding flagellar FlbD family protein: MVILHRLKGAEFVLNADLIETIEANPDTIITLVNEKKFIVQESVADVVEKVITYQTRIHNLPRVSDRRPEET
- a CDS encoding glycosyltransferase, which gives rise to MKVAIIHDWLTGMRGGEVVLDSMLKAYPEADLFSLFYSKGKLNARIENRKITTAFTNNLPFKEKYYRYYLPLFPTAIETLDLKGYDVVISSSHCVAKGVIPHPDTFHLSYVHSPMRYVWDMYYDYFPARKGFKFFLLQSIANYLRTWDAASANRVDYFTCNSHFVGRRIQKYYRRDYKIIYPPCLPQDFRVHDNSKDDYYLMVSAFAPYKKIDLAIEAFRENGKPLILVGGGQEEGNLTKNLPKNILWKKGLPRQEVVELYKKARGFIFPGMEDFGITPVESQAYATPVIAYGKGGALESVKDGKTGVFFEEQTVKSLNDAIKRAEKIQFKRWDFQNSINRFTEEKFVSEIRKVVDRHK
- a CDS encoding MlaD family protein: MKSKKLNNETITGIIFFSILVFAFFTTVIQPDRPTKKYPYRLSLFYSRIDGIKEGTEVRILGIQKGYVAHIDSRPLMDVPDRRFLDHNMDHAIELHIALEDPLTLWDNYEVDFQTVTLFSGRIININPGSSDGKRAFFKPTFREGEKSPDYLPSARYFDDFFKATSATMEENRSDLRQITLDFRSITDKLNQTEGTIPKIIGSTEMYDELLATIKDAETIGKEGRRYMESSRNLENTMPIPFLITASYYGRTTPITGRRIGPQE
- a CDS encoding zinc-binding dehydrogenase, producing MSEWDEMKAVTILKYDEIEPQLELREKEIPTPKENEVRIKIHLSPINPSDLMFIRGLYGFKKKAPVSAGFEASGTVDAVGSAIKTLKVGMAVSCVAPQNDGSWAEYMITTEDNCLPLVDGVTLDEGSSFFVNPMTAWAMVSRCQKEGHQAMIQTAAASALGKMVVRLCKEKGIPLINIVRKKEQEDTLTEIGAEHILNSSSPNYQKELFKLSKKLNATYAIDAVAGETAQSLVECMPYGAKIVCYGALSEKPFSVNSGIILFQNKKIEGFWLSSWIYEIGLEEFQKQAKEAQKYLKTVFQTKINKRFKFEEYKEGLEFYKQHMTDGKVVFGP
- a CDS encoding LEA type 2 family protein, with translation MVRNVVKQFGIYFFISLVFINCISDTKKNLESLKACKFDLVDVRVELKPNPSFPLIPLLDLYPQVSVTNPNPTKVSIYEFDLDISLVTNQGKEYIGKLQNQTPVEVEPNSETLVVLKLVPEQKGSLLPKLLLLAKQLGEAAKKGEEAEFEIYGTVQIDSVFGKLPVPVREVSRIKLKR
- a CDS encoding LIC13255 family lipoprotein encodes the protein MNQKLLSIILFVNFTLVFSSCIQQRDDLFYSAQEGNQKIFEKYTLKNSACGSNKLPGALALGRVKIDDANLCFRAIELTTCPAWNTEGYTPDSCKAIGTSFR
- a CDS encoding acyl-CoA desaturase, producing the protein MNSASSSVEPVVKEQAPLLFLILFFLVQATVLTVFTVPFSWTLVWVAVGSYFLRMFGITGAYHRYFSHASFKTSRVFQFVLAWIGSMSMQKGALWWAAHHRNHHKYSDTEKDIHSPSRKGFWYSHMFWFLRDDYNDYEAKLIPDFYKYPELRWLDRNHWIPPLTYAILLYAVGGWAWLVYGYAVSTFILGHATWTINSLSHVYGSVRFESRDTSKNNVWLALLTMGEGWHNNHHYYCSSVNQGFYWYEIDITYYILKVLSWFGIVWDLKKPPKKVIEEGIQRDRLKKEEMAHVRKQKQEIKRKKKVEVLST
- a CDS encoding aspartate kinase, with translation MSSKIVVQKYGGTSVGDTTKIKNVAKRIKRYHDEGQKVAVVVSAMGHTTDELVDLADQISKNPPKREMDMLLSTGEQVSIALLAIALNELGVPAQSFTGSQLKILTDGNFSNGKIEMIDRSRIDEAFNKGKVVIVAGFQGIDKDENIVTLGRGGSDTSAVALAAALGADECEIYTDVDGVYTADPRKIPTAKMHKQITYEEMLELASLGAGVLHSRSVELGMNYNVVIHVRSSFHDKPGTLVMSEDKIMEKMKVSGVTAKSDQARVTIADVKDKPGIAADLFTQLSNKDVIVDVIVQSSPRDGINTISFTIAKKDIGATKPIIEAYAKEHGNGKAEIDENISIVSAVGVGMKSHVGVAAKMFQSLAEKNINIEMISTSEIKISCVIKQNQAEDAVKALHTTFIG
- a CDS encoding putative peptidyl-prolyl cis-trans isomerase: MQKRIRISRNFVLVFAGVVCFALAVPTKPLNSYESLNAVLAIVGPKSISTLDYEEGVERYKNLSRFFPNYRKKGSLHSQVIDFLIDRAVVDIVAEEESIQVNEKRIEAEIQKRMDAQGISDLEQFKKSVQNQFNLPYDIWLDDLPYQIKKGQLLQIKVSPPLPSEQEVQSWYNKNKSKVGNEFKFRELVFSPANGSIEEESRLFNELTEIRNKSINDPSFFKLVASGPRNESRYRLNGGLVNWVPTFELYKTQPSTASVLAQVGGQGKFSEVFRDDRKRYCLVYIEGMRPTPLDAVRKGIQGFLFREKEQTSFEEWVVVTRKNMAITIFDPIYIKEHNINNPEEKYNSD
- a CDS encoding spiro-SPASM protein, producing MINRKEYNPSFAVVYLDTQTLSFLESNFDLKLFETFVFKLHKVFPNLNLHINVNDSVKSKLIGSKYVNSFVFYEPNISEIEFFKRFGSLLPESIFKDPEWDEVCFLYFTGISPLLDTSLTEKIWNRHKNFFSQYSYSENIPPGLIPTVITREFLSSLPNQLTTDIHSFFLKNINQYDVDIFFQSPDLRQLRLDFRYHSVRSNILIDGLLSISDEIPYENLHSTLKQNPELFRSSPSYMEWEIYKGCELSCVFCPREFIDKSNDGSFVPLATVKTMVSKFQKELTSPITISLSGNGEPLLHPEFTTIIKEILTLPQLKELIIETALYKNVDVLVSLIQELDQTNKEKLCIIANLSTLKEETYQTLYGKKGLTTVLESVDTLSKLLPKNSLYVQMIKMKEVEDEIDPYFTSFEKKGINIILQKYNRFANQLPERRVSDLTPIHRDFCWHLTRDLNVSVTGDVSICKQNQSKIIGNLYTESLSEIWKKGQESFHHSFNGEHDKIPAPCLNCDEWYTFNA
- a CDS encoding cytidylyltransferase domain-containing protein — encoded protein: MSGIHSTHDSFAFIQARLGSTRFPKKILKSIPEDSGVTFLDHIHRRLSTVFAHDQIIFLIPESDDESIQFLNSRGYHYFCGSELDVRDRFRKAAKHYGAKHIFRLTADNPFVDINSIRYLYEAILEIKDTYYSLSMSGLPLGMGVECFSTASLCYDTEDTQLERHKEHVSLHIKEFPEIHKQYRLSPPHLQPLDIFRRLQNGEISNLRITVDEKKDFEMICQIWNHLGETNPFFGAEEVLQLYDSNPNFFQLNANVEQVVFTLPKTEKIKKRVNVLYGNPLQFGYGHFERCKSLSIYLQLNGYDVQLIDSFIEEESNIPYIFDTREIEYPVQNAFYIDNLNHPPNTTDTTFFLPHPSIPSSNENSLSYYSSPLSELISTIPESSGKLLVYAGQLNETESTQIDEYVLKFHQSKNQEIPRFHTIIRIGGKKPNDSNINYQPRISYSEFLREIDSSEWICTYFGQTMIEGMAKFKKVCLIGISEIHETLGLFAEKELGVPYIGSLSKLNQIDHFPNKTDSKKINLVRDAHTKILSWLNSID